A part of Myxococcus landrumus genomic DNA contains:
- the murG gene encoding undecaprenyldiphospho-muramoylpentapeptide beta-N-acetylglucosaminyltransferase produces MKVLIAGGGTGGHLFPGIALAEEVVTRHHANEVVFVGTERGLEARVVPREGYPLELVKVQGLKGKGLFSLLKALVALPLAFIESFRILVRQKPDVVVGVGGYASGPVVLAAWLMGIPTAIQEQNALPGLTNKVLGKVVRVVFIAFEEARRFFPEKKVQLIGNPIRRKLMDNYLRSHVAHENFSVLVFGGSLGARGINQRMLEALDSLGDLKGDVRFVHQTGKNDLEMVRKGYADKGFQAEVVEFIDDMSSAYAKADLVVCRAGATTLAELTVCKKASILIPFPHATDDHQTVNARALVDAGAALMFQESELTGQKLAETLRTLKSQPERLKGMEKKAALLGRPEAAKELADVCVDLMVQTWGPSGRERATPEAKKAPRSES; encoded by the coding sequence GTGAAGGTGCTCATCGCGGGAGGCGGCACCGGTGGACATCTCTTTCCCGGCATCGCGCTGGCGGAAGAGGTGGTGACGCGTCACCACGCCAACGAGGTCGTCTTCGTGGGCACGGAGCGGGGCCTGGAGGCGCGCGTGGTTCCGCGCGAGGGCTATCCGCTGGAGCTGGTGAAGGTGCAGGGCCTCAAGGGCAAGGGCCTCTTCTCGCTGCTCAAGGCGCTGGTGGCGCTGCCCCTGGCCTTCATCGAGTCGTTTCGCATCCTCGTGCGACAGAAGCCGGACGTGGTGGTGGGCGTGGGCGGCTATGCGAGCGGGCCGGTGGTGCTGGCCGCGTGGCTGATGGGCATCCCCACCGCCATCCAGGAGCAGAACGCGCTGCCGGGCCTCACCAACAAGGTGCTGGGCAAGGTGGTGCGCGTGGTCTTCATCGCCTTCGAGGAGGCGCGGCGCTTCTTCCCCGAGAAGAAGGTGCAGCTCATCGGCAACCCCATCCGCCGCAAGCTGATGGACAACTACCTGCGCAGCCACGTGGCGCACGAGAACTTCTCGGTGCTCGTCTTCGGCGGCAGCCTGGGCGCGCGGGGCATCAACCAGCGGATGCTGGAGGCGCTCGACTCGCTGGGGGACTTGAAGGGCGACGTGCGCTTCGTGCACCAGACGGGGAAGAACGACCTGGAGATGGTGCGCAAGGGCTACGCGGACAAGGGCTTCCAGGCGGAGGTGGTGGAGTTCATCGACGACATGTCGAGCGCGTATGCGAAGGCGGACCTCGTCGTCTGTCGCGCGGGCGCCACCACGCTGGCGGAGCTCACGGTGTGCAAGAAGGCGAGCATCCTCATTCCCTTCCCGCACGCGACGGATGACCACCAGACGGTGAATGCGCGGGCGTTGGTGGACGCGGGCGCGGCGTTGATGTTCCAGGAGTCGGAGCTGACGGGGCAGAAGCTGGCGGAGACGCTGCGGACGCTGAAGTCGCAGCCGGAGCGTCTCAAGGGCATGGAGAAGAAGGCGGCGCTGCTAGGCCGTCCCGAGGCGGCGAAGGAGCTGGCGGACGTGTGTGTTGACCTGATGGTGCAGACCTGGGGCCCCAGTGGCCGCGAGCGCGCCACCCCCGAGGCGAAGAAGGCACCCAGGAGCGAGTCGTGA
- the murC gene encoding UDP-N-acetylmuramate--L-alanine ligase, with protein MTKNKPQSLFKTRHAAQVHFVGIGGIGMSGIAEVLINLGYRVSGSDLRESDITRRLAGMGATIFEGHKAQNLVQADVVVISSAVRKDNPEVVTARQRKIPVIPRAEMLAELMRLKYSVAVAGSHGKTTTTSMVATVLSAAGLDPTAVVGGKVNVLDSNAKLGNSELMVVEADESDGSFLKLHPSISIVTNIDPEHMDHYGSLETLQTAFVEFCNRVPFYGLNVLCLDNPNVQALLPRIEKRFVTYGSSHMADYRLESISLDGFTTTFQAFRREEALGEFRVRMVGAHNAFNALAVIAVAEEMDIPLETVRSALAEFGGVQRRFTVKGEAKGITVVDDYGHHPTEVLATLAGARRAFGRRVVVAFQPHRYTRTHDLMKEFTTAFNDADVLFVSSVYAAGEEPIPGATGDALADAIRAHGHRDVTYVPKRTELPAALLPRLREGDLVLTLGAGDITHVGPDLLSLLNAPAVTKG; from the coding sequence GTGACGAAGAACAAGCCTCAGAGTCTCTTCAAGACGCGGCATGCCGCGCAGGTGCACTTCGTGGGCATCGGCGGCATTGGCATGAGTGGTATCGCCGAGGTGCTCATCAACCTCGGCTACCGGGTGTCGGGCTCCGATTTGAGGGAGAGCGACATCACCCGGCGCCTGGCGGGCATGGGCGCCACCATCTTCGAGGGACACAAGGCGCAGAACCTGGTCCAGGCCGACGTGGTGGTGATTTCGTCGGCGGTGCGCAAGGACAACCCCGAGGTCGTCACCGCGCGTCAGCGGAAGATTCCCGTCATCCCGCGCGCGGAGATGCTCGCGGAGTTGATGCGGCTGAAGTACTCGGTCGCGGTGGCCGGCAGCCACGGCAAGACGACGACGACGTCCATGGTGGCCACGGTGCTGAGCGCCGCGGGCCTGGACCCGACGGCGGTGGTCGGCGGCAAGGTGAACGTCCTCGACTCCAACGCCAAGCTCGGCAACAGCGAGCTGATGGTGGTGGAGGCGGACGAGAGCGACGGCAGCTTCCTCAAGCTGCACCCGTCCATCTCCATCGTCACCAACATCGACCCGGAGCACATGGACCACTACGGCTCGCTGGAGACGCTCCAGACGGCCTTCGTGGAGTTCTGCAACCGGGTTCCCTTCTACGGCCTCAACGTGCTGTGCCTGGACAACCCCAACGTCCAGGCGCTGCTGCCGCGCATCGAGAAGCGCTTCGTCACGTACGGCAGCTCGCACATGGCGGACTACCGCCTGGAGAGCATCTCCCTGGACGGCTTCACGACGACGTTCCAGGCGTTCCGTCGCGAGGAGGCGCTGGGCGAGTTCCGCGTGCGCATGGTGGGCGCGCACAACGCCTTCAACGCGCTGGCCGTCATCGCCGTGGCGGAGGAGATGGACATCCCGCTGGAGACGGTGCGCTCCGCGCTGGCCGAGTTCGGTGGCGTGCAGCGTCGCTTCACGGTGAAGGGCGAGGCGAAGGGCATCACCGTGGTGGATGACTACGGTCACCATCCCACGGAGGTGCTGGCCACGCTCGCGGGCGCGCGTCGCGCGTTCGGCCGGCGCGTGGTGGTGGCCTTCCAGCCGCACCGCTACACGCGCACGCATGACCTGATGAAGGAGTTCACCACCGCGTTCAACGACGCGGACGTGCTCTTCGTCAGCAGCGTCTACGCGGCCGGTGAGGAGCCGATTCCTGGTGCGACGGGAGACGCGCTGGCGGACGCCATCCGCGCGCACGGGCACCGCGACGTGACGTATGTCCCGAAGCGCACGGAGCTGCCCGCGGCGCTGCTGCCCCGGCTGCGCGAGGGCGACCTGGTGCTGACGCTGGGCGCGGGCGACATCACCCACGTGGGCCCGGACCTCTTGAGCCTGCTCAACGCCCCCGCCGTGACGAAGGGCTAG
- the murB gene encoding UDP-N-acetylmuramate dehydrogenase: MVDEGVKTALAARFEQVPECEVKAGAPLAPLISVRVGGAAEALVRPRSVDALVALLKLARDEGAPVTILGGGANTLVGDGGVPGLTVKVPGTLFPEELEVGAEEGLITLCAGSAIVRIVNVMRAQGLVGAEFLAGIPGTLGGAVSMNAGTKNGEAFRVIDAVEVATADGVGWLTKAQIPHSYRHSELPPGGVVTRVRFRLPKGDVDASKAAMDADLGYRKRTQPLSQPNFGSVFTNPPGDHAGRLIERVGLKGHTLGRAQISTLHANWIVNLGGATARDVLGLITLMQTRVREETGVEMKPEVKRVGEFLP, from the coding sequence ATGGTGGACGAGGGCGTGAAGACCGCGCTGGCGGCGCGCTTTGAGCAGGTGCCGGAGTGTGAGGTGAAGGCCGGGGCTCCCCTGGCGCCGCTCATCAGCGTCAGGGTGGGCGGGGCGGCGGAGGCGTTGGTGCGTCCGCGCTCGGTCGATGCGCTGGTGGCCTTGCTGAAGCTCGCGCGGGACGAGGGTGCTCCCGTCACCATCCTGGGTGGGGGCGCCAACACGCTGGTGGGAGACGGCGGCGTGCCGGGGCTCACCGTGAAGGTTCCGGGAACGCTGTTCCCGGAGGAGCTCGAGGTGGGGGCCGAGGAAGGCCTCATCACCTTGTGCGCGGGCTCGGCCATCGTGCGCATCGTCAACGTGATGCGGGCCCAGGGACTGGTGGGCGCGGAGTTCCTCGCGGGCATCCCCGGGACGCTGGGCGGCGCGGTGTCGATGAACGCGGGCACCAAGAATGGCGAGGCCTTCCGGGTCATCGACGCGGTGGAGGTGGCCACGGCCGACGGGGTGGGGTGGCTCACCAAGGCACAGATTCCGCATTCCTACCGGCACTCGGAGCTGCCTCCGGGTGGCGTGGTGACGCGGGTTCGCTTCCGTCTCCCCAAGGGCGATGTGGACGCCTCCAAGGCGGCGATGGACGCGGACCTGGGCTACCGCAAGCGGACGCAGCCCTTGAGCCAGCCCAACTTCGGGAGCGTCTTCACCAACCCGCCGGGCGACCATGCCGGGCGGCTCATCGAGCGCGTGGGCCTGAAGGGGCACACGCTGGGGCGGGCGCAGATTTCGACGCTGCACGCCAACTGGATTGTGAACCTGGGCGGGGCCACCGCCCGGGACGTGCTGGGCCTCATCACGCTGATGCAGACGCGTGTGCGCGAGGAGACCGGCGTGGAGATGAAACCCGAAGTCAAACGCGTGGGGGAGTTCCTGCCATGA
- a CDS encoding D-alanine--D-alanine ligase: MTVIRGAFSKDELKHKRVGVLYGGLSAEREVSLRTGAAVAEALRSLGYTVVDIDVGKDLPARLVAEKVDVAWLAVHGRYGEDGSLQGLLESMFIPYTGSGVLASALGMDKVYAKQVFVAHGIPTPAYRAFHDEASALVAGDSLPFPFPVVVKPSREGSSVGVHICKTRDAYDAAVRDAAKYAGTLLVEQFVKGREVQGGVLDDEALGVIEVRAAREFYDYDAKYKAGTGTQYLFPAPLPPDQYARVNEVCLGAHRALGCAGASRSDVIVTEGGAVFLLETNTLPGMTATSLLPKIAAGRGIDFPSLCERLLQGACLKA, from the coding sequence ATGACAGTCATTCGCGGTGCCTTCAGCAAGGATGAGCTCAAGCACAAGCGCGTGGGCGTGTTGTACGGCGGCCTCTCCGCCGAGCGCGAGGTGTCCCTGCGCACCGGCGCCGCCGTGGCCGAGGCGCTGCGCTCGCTGGGCTACACGGTGGTGGACATCGACGTGGGGAAGGACCTGCCCGCGCGCCTCGTCGCCGAGAAGGTGGACGTAGCATGGCTGGCGGTGCACGGCCGCTACGGCGAGGACGGCAGCCTCCAGGGACTGCTCGAGTCCATGTTCATTCCTTACACGGGCAGTGGCGTGCTGGCCTCCGCGCTGGGCATGGACAAGGTCTACGCCAAGCAGGTCTTCGTGGCGCATGGCATCCCCACGCCCGCCTACCGCGCGTTCCACGACGAGGCCTCCGCGCTGGTGGCGGGGGACTCACTGCCGTTTCCCTTCCCCGTCGTCGTGAAGCCCAGCCGCGAGGGCAGCAGCGTGGGCGTGCACATCTGCAAGACGCGCGACGCGTATGACGCCGCGGTGCGGGATGCGGCGAAGTACGCGGGCACCCTCCTGGTGGAGCAGTTCGTCAAGGGCCGCGAAGTGCAAGGTGGAGTCCTGGACGATGAAGCCCTGGGCGTCATCGAGGTTCGCGCCGCACGCGAGTTCTACGACTACGATGCGAAGTACAAGGCGGGCACTGGCACGCAGTACCTCTTCCCCGCGCCCCTTCCTCCGGATCAGTATGCACGGGTCAATGAGGTGTGCCTGGGCGCGCACCGGGCCCTGGGCTGTGCAGGGGCGTCGCGCTCGGATGTCATCGTCACCGAGGGAGGCGCTGTGTTCCTGCTGGAAACCAACACGCTGCCGGGTATGACGGCCACCAGCCTGCTGCCCAAGATTGCGGCTGGACGCGGGATTGATTTCCCGTCCTTGTGTGAGCGCCTGTTGCAAGGGGCCTGTCTCAAGGCTTAG
- a CDS encoding cell division protein FtsQ/DivIB: MAFGRNKNRRRQDAAQRNEAVKGAVRSKGPGVMKVLALTLATGLLVWGGVELRRWALQSPRFELAAVSFSGLQRASRVELLRLAALTKGQNLWALDVGALERTMLQHPWVKKVEVTRRFPNRVSVAVTEHVPEALAVLGELYVLDEEGEPFKRVTPGDGLDLPLVTGVDREGYVADPEQARQRFQAALEVARAYTKEAVAGKPERLSEVRMEGRDVTLVAASGQEVRLGEGDSEVKLQRLARVRRELGARGLAAEIIHLDNRARPGWVAVKISSPVSERNGSAKQ, translated from the coding sequence ATGGCCTTTGGTCGAAACAAGAACCGCCGACGTCAGGACGCCGCCCAGCGAAACGAGGCGGTCAAAGGCGCGGTGCGTTCGAAGGGACCGGGCGTGATGAAGGTGCTGGCGCTGACGCTGGCGACGGGCCTGTTGGTGTGGGGTGGGGTGGAGCTGCGGCGCTGGGCGCTCCAGTCTCCGCGGTTCGAACTGGCGGCGGTGTCGTTCTCCGGCCTGCAGCGCGCCTCGCGCGTGGAGTTGCTGCGGCTGGCGGCGCTGACGAAGGGGCAGAACCTGTGGGCGTTGGACGTGGGGGCGCTGGAGCGCACCATGCTTCAGCACCCGTGGGTGAAGAAGGTGGAGGTGACTCGGCGTTTCCCCAACCGCGTGTCGGTCGCGGTGACGGAGCACGTGCCGGAGGCACTGGCGGTGCTGGGCGAGCTGTACGTGCTGGACGAGGAGGGCGAGCCCTTCAAGCGGGTGACGCCAGGGGATGGACTGGACCTGCCGCTCGTCACCGGGGTGGACCGGGAGGGCTACGTGGCGGACCCGGAGCAGGCGCGCCAGCGGTTCCAGGCAGCGCTGGAAGTGGCTCGGGCGTACACGAAGGAGGCGGTGGCGGGCAAGCCCGAGCGGCTGTCCGAGGTCCGGATGGAAGGGCGGGACGTGACGCTGGTGGCGGCTTCCGGTCAGGAAGTGCGCCTAGGCGAAGGAGATTCTGAGGTCAAGCTGCAGCGGTTGGCCCGTGTCCGGCGCGAACTGGGCGCCAGGGGGCTTGCAGCGGAGATCATTCACCTGGATAACCGGGCCCGGCCCGGTTGGGTGGCGGTGAAGATTTCGAGCCCCGTGTCCGAGAGGAACGGGAGCGCGAAGCAGTAA
- the ftsA gene encoding cell division protein FtsA has protein sequence MAKQKSGEIIVGLDIGTTKICAIVGELTDSGIDIIGIGTHPSKGLRKGVVVNIEATVSSIRRAIEEAELMAGAEISHVYTGIAGGHIKGFNSQGIVAVKDKEVREADIARVIDAAKAVAIPLDREVIHVLPQEFIIDDQGGIKEPLGMAGVRLEAKVHIVTGAVSSAQNIVKCANRTGLNVSDIVLQPLASAEAVLGDDEKELGVCLVDIGGGTTDIAIFSGGSIVHTAVIALGGNNLTSDIAIGLRTPAHEAERIKQKYGCALASLINKDDTLEVPSVGGRQPRVLGRQILCEILEPRVEEIFQLVHREIQKCGYEDLLASGVVITGGSTLLAGMPELAEEVLGLPVRRGMPRGIGGLVDVVKSPMYATGVGLVVYGAKHLDRRMFRIREENVYKKVKGRMREWLEEIF, from the coding sequence ATGGCGAAGCAGAAGTCGGGGGAGATTATTGTCGGCCTCGACATCGGCACGACGAAGATTTGCGCCATCGTCGGGGAGCTGACCGACAGCGGTATCGACATCATCGGTATCGGGACGCATCCGTCGAAGGGGCTGCGTAAGGGCGTGGTGGTCAACATCGAGGCGACCGTCTCCTCCATCCGCCGCGCGATTGAAGAAGCGGAGCTGATGGCGGGCGCCGAGATTTCCCATGTCTACACGGGCATCGCCGGTGGCCACATCAAGGGCTTCAATTCCCAAGGCATCGTCGCGGTGAAGGACAAGGAGGTCCGCGAGGCGGACATCGCCCGAGTCATCGACGCGGCCAAGGCGGTGGCCATTCCCCTGGACCGGGAAGTCATCCACGTGCTGCCCCAGGAGTTCATCATCGATGACCAGGGCGGCATCAAGGAGCCCCTGGGCATGGCGGGCGTGCGCCTGGAGGCCAAGGTGCACATCGTCACGGGCGCCGTCTCCAGCGCGCAGAACATCGTCAAGTGCGCGAACCGGACGGGCCTGAATGTTTCAGACATCGTCCTGCAGCCCCTGGCGAGCGCCGAGGCGGTGCTGGGCGACGACGAGAAGGAGCTGGGTGTCTGTCTCGTCGACATCGGCGGCGGCACCACGGACATCGCCATCTTCTCGGGCGGCTCCATCGTTCACACGGCGGTGATTGCACTGGGTGGCAACAACCTCACCAGTGATATTGCCATCGGGTTGCGCACGCCGGCCCACGAGGCCGAGCGCATCAAGCAGAAGTACGGCTGCGCGCTGGCGTCGCTCATCAACAAGGACGACACGCTGGAAGTGCCGAGCGTGGGCGGGCGTCAGCCTCGCGTCCTCGGGCGGCAGATTCTCTGCGAGATTCTGGAGCCGCGCGTCGAGGAGATCTTCCAACTGGTGCACCGCGAGATCCAGAAGTGCGGCTACGAGGACCTGCTGGCCTCGGGCGTGGTGATTACCGGTGGCTCCACGCTGCTGGCGGGCATGCCGGAGCTGGCCGAGGAAGTGCTCGGGTTGCCGGTGCGTCGGGGCATGCCGCGCGGCATCGGCGGTCTGGTGGACGTGGTGAAGAGCCCGATGTACGCGACGGGCGTGGGCCTGGTCGTCTACGGCGCCAAGCACCTGGACCGGCGGATGTTCCGCATCCGTGAGGAGAACGTGTACAAGAAGGTGAAGGGCCGCATGCGCGAGTGGCTCGAGGAAATCTTCTAG